The following proteins are encoded in a genomic region of Pyrus communis chromosome 11, drPyrComm1.1, whole genome shotgun sequence:
- the LOC137708862 gene encoding uncharacterized protein At2g39795, mitochondrial-like, whose protein sequence is MARLIRPLRKSTPFPSSSRIPIQQTPTLHFAHEKQVSLLNPSLQPSQFRRTYISEMRKSAFEGNILRLLRREIQYELDHSPATQPVTKFKSFTVNDRPGEQWITLKTKFGEKEDIKIEATMFDGSVPVPNSKGGAGLGKDVQLHITMIVNISKKEGGNVFEIMCSAWPDTIEINKLFVRKPEKMPAHPYAGPEFEELDDELQDSLYEFLEARSINDDLAIFLHEYMKNKDKTEFIRWMGTVKSFIEKKVE, encoded by the exons ATGGCGCGCCTAATCCGACCCCTGAGAAAATccactccttttccttcttcttccagaATCCCAATTCAGCAAACGCCCACTTTGCATTTCGCACATGAAAAACAAGTCTCCCTCTTAAACCCTTCACTCCAACCATCGCAATTCCGGCGAACTTACATCTCCGAAATGCGCAAATCGGCCTTCGAAGGCAACATTCTCAGACTCCTCCGGAGGGAAATACAGTACGAGCTCGATCACTCTCCTGCCACTCAG cCAGTTACAAAATTTAAGTCGTTTACAGTTAACGACCGGCCTGGTGAGCAATGGATAACCTTGAAGACAAAGTTTGGAGAGAAAGAAGACATTAAGATTGAAGCCACGATGTTTGATGGATCTGTTCCTGTTCCGAATTCCAAAGGTGGTGCTGGCCTTGGAAAAGATGTGCAGCTTCACATTACAATGATTGTTAATATCTCCAAGAAGGAAGGCGGCAATGTGTTTGAGATTATGTGTTCAGCTTGGCCAGATACTATAGAGATCAACAAGCTTTTCGTCCGAAAACCTGAGAAGATGCCAGCTCACCCTTATGCGGGTCCTGAGTTCGA GGAACTTGATGATGAGTTGCAAGACTCACTTTATGAATTCTTGGAAGCGAGGAGTATAAATGATGATCTTGCTATTTTCTTGCACGAATACATGAAGAACAAAGATAAAACTGAGTTCATTAGATGGATGGGGACTGTGAAATCATTTATTGAAAAGAAAGTAGAGTGA
- the LOC137708671 gene encoding uncharacterized protein — MFHAREILVRLPKRLKPTTILQPRRTFCSKSAKNANNTNAEEMSVSSYQEQYKQLEKLDFMTATKMLFTAPPSKKKFGLDFHLVQLFFCCMPSLAVYLVAQYARYEIRRMEAEQEMKKKKEEEAKAKEIEVNATEEKEAGSVPELLEVKVRLDKLEETLKEIVVESKKQTASGLTKDQEVGSEKKDGVKEATNSSSSDSSKPSEKDHLSKQDSGESRPALGKESK, encoded by the exons ATGTTTCACGCCAGAGAAATCTTGGTCCGGCTCCCTAAACGTTTAAAACCCACAACAATCTTACAACCAAGGAGAACATTTTGCTCCAAATCCGCTAAAAATGCCAACAATACTAACGCCGAGGAGATGAGTGTGAGTTCGTACCAGGAGCAGTATAAGCAGCTGGAGAAGCTCGACTTCATGACCGCCACCAAAATGCTCTTCACTGCTCCGCCTTCGAAAAAGAAATTCGG GCTCGATTTCCATTTGGTACAACTGTTCTTTTGTTGCATGCCTTCCTTGG CTGTGTATCTGGTGGCTCAGTATGCTCGCTATGAAATTAGAAGAATGGAAGCG GAACAAgagatgaaaaagaagaaagaagaagaagcgaaAGCAAAAGAAATAGAAGTAAATGCTACCGAAGAAAAAGAAGCAGGATCTGTTCCAGAGCTTTTGGAGGTAAAAGTGAGACTAGATAAACTTGAAGAAACACTGAAGGAAATAGTGGTTGAATCGAAGAAGCAAACTGCCAGTGGGTTAACAAAAGATCAGGAAGTAGGTAGTGAGAAGAAAGATGGTGTAAAAGAGGCAACTAACTCTAGTAGTTCAGACTCCAGCAAGCCTTCTGAGAAAGATCACCTTAGTAAACAGGATTCTGGAGAATCAAGACCGGCCCTCGGCAAAGAGAGTAAATAG